The Sphingobium sp. BYY-5 genome includes a window with the following:
- a CDS encoding LysR family transcriptional regulator — MALFVEVARARSFRKAAEALGVPNSTLSRRISALEKAIGLRLLHRTTRKIELTEAGQLYYERSKRIVDEARLAHEQLGAMLEQPSGVLRVSLPVDLATLYLTPIIADFARHYPGITFEFDLTPRRVDLVTEPFDVAIRIGKLEDSGLIARLIGRHSRHLYASPDYIEASGEPATPADLAAHECICMPRSSSWPLHRGIETIDVGVSGRFTLNSVGMISALAVNHQGIALLPEKIVAHDLAEGRLRRILPDWQGSAVNIYAVTETRLIPAKTQRFIEFLSAKLM, encoded by the coding sequence ATGGCGCTGTTCGTGGAGGTCGCTCGAGCCAGGAGCTTTCGAAAAGCCGCAGAGGCTCTCGGCGTGCCAAACTCCACGCTATCGCGGCGTATCAGCGCGCTGGAGAAGGCCATCGGCCTGAGACTGCTGCATCGCACGACGCGCAAGATCGAGCTCACCGAGGCCGGCCAGCTCTATTATGAACGGAGCAAGCGTATCGTCGACGAGGCCCGGCTCGCGCATGAGCAGCTCGGCGCGATGCTGGAGCAGCCGAGCGGTGTCCTGCGCGTTTCGCTCCCGGTCGATCTGGCCACCCTTTACCTCACGCCAATCATCGCCGATTTCGCGCGGCACTATCCCGGCATCACGTTCGAATTCGACCTGACCCCGCGCCGCGTCGATCTGGTGACGGAGCCTTTCGATGTGGCGATCCGCATCGGCAAGCTCGAGGATTCCGGCCTGATCGCGCGCCTGATCGGGCGGCATTCGCGCCACCTCTATGCCTCCCCTGACTATATCGAAGCGTCAGGCGAGCCCGCCACACCGGCGGATCTGGCGGCGCATGAATGTATCTGTATGCCGCGAAGCTCGAGTTGGCCCCTGCACCGGGGCATCGAGACCATCGATGTCGGCGTTAGCGGCCGTTTCACACTCAACAGCGTCGGGATGATCAGCGCGCTCGCGGTCAATCATCAGGGGATCGCGCTGCTGCCCGAGAAGATCGTCGCCCATGACCTGGCCGAGGGCCGGCTCCGGCGCATCCTGCCCGATTGGCAGGGATCGGCAGTCAACATCTATGCCGTCACCGAAACGCGACTTATTCCAGCCAAGACCCAGCGCTTCATAGAATTCCTGTCCGCAAAACTTATGTGA
- a CDS encoding alpha/beta hydrolase — protein sequence MMKRLVISMLLATAGIASTANAIAAPANPTAQAAPATIHYRDATIYGVKMFYREAGPADGPVVLLLHGFPTSSHMFRNLIPLLADRYHVIAPDYPGFGQSDAPDHRQFNHSFAHYADMVDALMGKIGAERYAMYVMDYGAPVGYRLALKHPERVSGLIVQNGNAYEEGLGAFWDPIKVYWKSGSAKDREAQGWLVGLDATKFQYTDGVRDVSRISPDNWVQDQALLDRPGNKDIQLDLFYDYRTNVPLYPAFQAFFRERKPPTLILWGKNDKIFPEPGAYPYRRDLPDAEMHILDTGHFALEDRLDEMAPLIRDFLDRKVAVR from the coding sequence ATGATGAAGAGACTAGTGATTTCGATGCTGCTGGCCACCGCCGGCATTGCTTCCACGGCCAACGCGATCGCCGCGCCCGCCAACCCCACCGCACAGGCTGCGCCCGCCACAATCCATTATCGTGACGCCACGATCTATGGCGTGAAGATGTTCTATCGCGAGGCGGGGCCCGCCGACGGCCCGGTGGTGCTGCTGCTCCACGGCTTTCCGACATCGTCGCACATGTTCCGCAATCTGATCCCGCTGCTCGCCGACCGCTATCATGTGATCGCCCCGGACTATCCGGGTTTCGGCCAGAGCGATGCTCCCGATCATCGGCAGTTCAACCACAGCTTCGCCCATTATGCCGACATGGTCGATGCCCTGATGGGCAAGATCGGGGCCGAGCGCTATGCCATGTATGTCATGGATTATGGCGCTCCGGTCGGCTACCGGCTGGCACTCAAGCATCCCGAGCGGGTCAGCGGCCTCATCGTCCAGAACGGTAATGCCTATGAGGAAGGGCTCGGTGCCTTTTGGGATCCAATCAAGGTCTATTGGAAGAGCGGGTCGGCAAAGGACCGGGAGGCGCAGGGCTGGCTTGTCGGCCTCGACGCCACCAAGTTCCAATATACCGATGGCGTGCGGGACGTGTCGCGCATCAGCCCCGACAACTGGGTCCAGGACCAGGCGCTGCTCGACCGGCCGGGCAACAAGGATATCCAGCTCGACCTGTTTTACGACTATCGCACCAATGTACCGCTCTATCCGGCGTTCCAGGCTTTCTTCCGCGAACGCAAGCCGCCGACGCTGATCCTCTGGGGCAAGAATGACAAGATCTTCCCCGAGCCCGGCGCGTATCCCTATCGGCGTGACCTGCCCGACGCGGAGATGCATATTCTCGACACCGGCCATTTCGCCCTGGAAGACAGACTGGACGAGATGGCACCGCTGATCCGCGACTTCTTGGATCGCAAGGTGGCAGTGCGCTGA
- a CDS encoding DUF3526 domain-containing protein, whose protein sequence is MNLIRQELRLLLRARMALVALGLVLLLSAASVVAGMIEIAHQRAVIARIAPQQAEDIAAIAKWVDHEKDAGSAAYYSFHPTWDSPAPLAFAAIGLRDVSPYILRVRALGLEAQLYDGEAFNPELALPGRFDFAFVLVYLAPLFVIALFHDLVSGEREAGRLRMLNALPARGQHLWLRRVALRFGLLYLAIASPLLVGALMSGVAFLSTLTVLGLMIGYLAFWIGVTLLIGRFAWSSVANAATLAGLWLVITLVLPTIAHVAINQAIPVGEGVELTLAQREAVNRAWDIPREDTMRAFYATNPDWASSPPLPQSFHYKWYFAFHQVGDEKVAPQVAAYRNGLKARDRVAHAVGWVLPSVGVQGLLARLANSDVQAQLAYQDRIRAYHAALRRFYYGYLFTDRPFGKEDFDRAPRFEDS, encoded by the coding sequence ATGAATCTCATTCGTCAGGAATTGCGCCTGCTGCTGCGCGCGCGAATGGCGCTTGTCGCGCTGGGACTCGTTCTGCTGCTCTCGGCCGCCAGTGTAGTCGCGGGCATGATCGAGATTGCGCATCAACGCGCCGTGATCGCCCGCATCGCGCCGCAGCAGGCAGAGGATATCGCGGCCATCGCCAAATGGGTGGATCATGAAAAGGATGCGGGCAGCGCGGCCTATTACAGCTTTCATCCGACCTGGGACTCGCCAGCCCCGCTGGCCTTCGCGGCGATCGGGTTGCGGGACGTATCGCCCTATATCCTGCGCGTGCGTGCCCTTGGGCTTGAGGCCCAACTCTATGACGGGGAAGCCTTCAATCCCGAACTGGCTTTGCCCGGCCGCTTCGATTTTGCGTTCGTGCTAGTCTATCTCGCGCCGCTTTTCGTGATCGCGCTGTTCCATGATCTGGTCTCGGGCGAGCGGGAAGCAGGACGGCTGCGCATGCTGAATGCGCTGCCGGCGAGAGGGCAGCACCTGTGGCTGCGCCGCGTGGCATTGCGTTTTGGCCTGCTGTATCTCGCGATTGCCTCTCCGCTACTGGTTGGCGCACTCATGTCAGGCGTCGCTTTCCTGTCGACTCTTACCGTTTTGGGGCTCATGATCGGCTATCTTGCCTTCTGGATCGGCGTGACTTTGCTCATTGGCCGGTTCGCCTGGAGTTCGGTTGCCAATGCCGCGACGCTGGCGGGACTGTGGCTGGTCATCACGCTGGTATTGCCGACCATCGCCCATGTCGCGATTAACCAGGCGATTCCGGTAGGCGAAGGTGTCGAGCTTACCCTTGCGCAACGCGAAGCGGTCAATCGCGCCTGGGATATTCCCCGCGAGGATACGATGCGGGCATTTTATGCAACCAATCCCGACTGGGCCAGCAGCCCGCCGCTGCCGCAATCCTTCCATTATAAATGGTATTTCGCCTTCCATCAGGTCGGCGACGAGAAGGTCGCGCCGCAGGTTGCCGCCTATCGAAACGGGTTGAAGGCCCGCGACCGGGTGGCCCATGCTGTCGGCTGGGTACTGCCGTCCGTCGGCGTGCAGGGGCTGCTGGCGCGTCTCGCCAACAGCGATGTGCAGGCGCAGCTTGCCTATCAAGACCGGATCAGGGCCTATCATGCCGCGCTGCGCCGCTTCTATTATGGCTATCTGTTTACCGACCGGCCATTCGGCAAGGAGGATTTCGACCGCGCGCCGCGCTTTGAGGACAGCTAA
- a CDS encoding ATP-binding cassette domain-containing protein, whose translation MSLTANGQRIALSDVQLSYGSHSVLRGLTLHVAAGEIYALLGGNGAGKSTTLSALLGFARPDSGTVRIDGFDPVDEADKAREQIAYVPENVALYEHLSARENAAYLLALSGRQPEPAAIDTAFAATGLQPSAWDKRLGGFSKGMRQKVAIAIALLREVPVLLLDEPSSGLDPRATADFNALVHGVARRGAAVLMVTHDLLSATDIADRIGFLEAGRIVDEASAQGEERFDVRELHRKFAREAAAA comes from the coding sequence ATGTCCCTGACCGCCAACGGCCAGCGCATCGCCTTATCCGACGTCCAACTGTCCTACGGGAGCCACAGCGTATTGCGCGGCCTGACGCTGCATGTCGCGGCGGGGGAGATTTACGCACTGCTCGGCGGCAATGGCGCGGGGAAATCGACCACGCTTTCGGCACTGCTGGGTTTTGCCCGGCCCGACAGCGGCACAGTGCGGATCGATGGCTTCGATCCCGTGGATGAAGCGGACAAGGCACGCGAACAGATCGCCTATGTTCCCGAAAATGTAGCGCTCTACGAACATCTGAGCGCGCGGGAGAATGCCGCCTATCTACTTGCTCTCTCCGGGCGGCAGCCAGAGCCTGCCGCGATCGATACAGCCTTCGCGGCGACAGGCCTCCAGCCATCGGCCTGGGACAAGCGACTGGGCGGCTTTTCCAAGGGCATGCGCCAGAAAGTGGCGATCGCGATCGCTTTGCTGCGTGAAGTGCCGGTGCTGCTGCTCGATGAGCCGTCATCGGGGCTGGACCCGCGCGCAACGGCCGATTTCAACGCTTTGGTCCATGGCGTGGCGCGCAGGGGCGCGGCGGTGTTGATGGTCACGCATGACCTGCTGAGCGCCACCGACATCGCCGACCGGATCGGCTTTCTGGAGGCTGGTCGCATCGTCGATGAAGCCAGCGCACAGGGTGAGGAACGCTTCGACGTGCGCGAACTGCATCGCAAATTCGCGCGCGAGGCGGCGGCCGCATGA
- a CDS encoding DUF3526 domain-containing protein: protein MSPVILIARDELRLMRRNRVAVVAFALLIVLALVAAFVSWAHQRGIAQQRARFQAQASQAFDAQPDRHPHRVVHYGHFIFRPLGPLAAFDPGVDAFTGNSMFLEGHRQNTANFGDVRQSSLLVRFGQLTPAFVLQVIAPLLLIFLGYGVVARERQQGTLRQLLVQGVSARRLLGGKLLALGSVAVLIGLPGMIGFILIAGQPGALAGPMALIACGYAAYLALWAVIVILGSALAARSRDALLALIALWAVVVILLPRVAPDVAAQAHPLATKLETDIAIQRDLRQLGDSHNPDDPFFSAFKQKVLRQYGVARVEDLPVNYKGLLGMEGEKLTSGLFDDYAVRSFATQAAQSGLMDGFGIASPTLALRRLSMAAAGTDLRGHRRFLGQAEAYRYGLIQRLNRLQADAVRYSDDTAQDAGADERKRISSHNWQSMSVFRFKPAPAGEMVSAGVPGLVMLLVWLLIAALALIPAARRLQRIQK from the coding sequence ATGAGTCCGGTCATCCTGATCGCGCGCGACGAACTGCGGCTGATGCGTCGCAACCGCGTCGCTGTCGTCGCGTTCGCGCTGCTGATAGTGCTGGCGCTGGTGGCCGCTTTTGTCAGCTGGGCCCACCAGCGCGGGATCGCGCAACAGCGTGCCCGTTTCCAGGCGCAGGCGAGCCAGGCTTTTGACGCGCAGCCCGACCGACATCCCCATCGCGTGGTCCATTATGGCCATTTCATCTTTCGTCCGCTGGGGCCACTTGCGGCCTTCGACCCCGGTGTCGATGCCTTCACGGGCAACAGCATGTTTCTGGAGGGGCATCGGCAGAATACCGCCAATTTCGGGGATGTGCGCCAATCATCGCTGCTGGTCCGCTTCGGCCAGTTGACGCCTGCCTTCGTGTTACAGGTGATCGCACCACTCCTGCTCATCTTCCTGGGCTATGGCGTGGTGGCGCGTGAGCGACAGCAGGGCACGTTGCGGCAATTGCTGGTGCAGGGCGTGTCTGCGCGCCGGCTTCTGGGGGGCAAGTTGCTGGCCCTGGGATCGGTCGCCGTTCTGATCGGCCTGCCCGGCATGATCGGCTTCATCCTCATCGCGGGACAGCCGGGCGCACTTGCCGGACCGATGGCGCTGATCGCGTGCGGCTATGCCGCCTATCTGGCGCTCTGGGCCGTCATCGTCATCCTGGGTTCCGCGCTTGCCGCCCGCAGCCGCGATGCGCTGCTGGCGCTGATTGCGCTTTGGGCGGTGGTTGTCATCCTCCTGCCGCGCGTCGCGCCCGATGTCGCGGCGCAGGCGCATCCGCTCGCCACAAAGCTGGAAACCGATATCGCGATCCAGCGCGATCTGCGGCAGTTGGGCGACAGCCACAACCCGGACGATCCGTTCTTCTCGGCCTTCAAGCAGAAGGTTCTGCGTCAATATGGCGTAGCACGGGTCGAGGATCTGCCGGTCAACTACAAGGGCCTGCTGGGCATGGAAGGCGAGAAGCTGACCTCTGGCCTGTTCGACGATTATGCAGTTAGGAGTTTTGCGACGCAGGCTGCGCAGAGCGGGCTGATGGACGGTTTCGGCATCGCCAGCCCGACCCTTGCGCTACGACGCCTGTCGATGGCGGCAGCGGGCACCGACCTTAGAGGACATCGCCGTTTTCTCGGCCAGGCGGAGGCCTATCGCTACGGCCTCATCCAGCGGCTGAACAGGCTCCAGGCGGACGCCGTCAGATACTCGGACGACACCGCGCAGGACGCTGGCGCCGATGAACGAAAGCGGATCTCTTCACACAATTGGCAATCCATGTCGGTGTTCAGGTTCAAACCTGCCCCGGCGGGGGAAATGGTAAGTGCGGGCGTGCCTGGCTTGGTCATGCTGCTGGTCTGGCTGTTGATCGCGGCCCTCGCCCTGATCCCCGCCGCACGACGTCTTCAGAGGATCCAGAAATGA
- a CDS encoding nuclear transport factor 2 family protein translates to MESLRPPPPPFTLDSAIEKVRLAEDGWNSRDPAKVALAYTPLSQWRNRAEFIEGRSAIIAFLTRKWQRELDYRLIKELWAFRDNRIAVRFAYEWHDDSGNWFRSYGNENWEFDESGLMSRRLACINDAPISAAERKFHWTQGRRPDDHPELSELGL, encoded by the coding sequence ATGGAAAGCCTGAGGCCGCCCCCGCCGCCCTTCACCCTGGACAGCGCGATCGAGAAGGTGCGCCTGGCCGAGGATGGATGGAACAGCCGCGATCCGGCGAAGGTCGCCCTGGCCTATACGCCGCTGAGCCAGTGGCGGAATCGGGCCGAGTTCATCGAAGGCCGTTCCGCGATCATCGCCTTCCTGACCCGTAAATGGCAGCGCGAACTGGATTATCGGCTGATCAAGGAATTATGGGCCTTTCGCGACAACCGCATTGCGGTGCGTTTTGCCTATGAGTGGCATGACGACAGCGGCAACTGGTTCCGATCCTATGGCAACGAGAATTGGGAGTTTGACGAAAGCGGCCTGATGAGCCGGCGCCTCGCCTGTATCAACGATGCGCCGATCAGCGCGGCGGAGCGGAAATTCCACTGGACGCAGGGGCGCCGGCCCGACGATCATCCGGAACTGAGTGAACTCGGGCTATAG
- a CDS encoding LysE family translocator translates to MGLAIPSATNLSLFISATLVLLLVPGPAVLYIFARSVAQGRSAGLVSIFGIHTATLVHVAAAAVGLSALLASSALAFNIVKYAGAAYLIWLGLKKLVGPSDIPNVEGGLPPRSRMRLFCEGFLVNLLNPKTALFFLAFLPQFVEVNRGHVATQIAFLGLVYTAIGVLTDSSYALAAGTAGRWLKRSPMYLKAERWVSGFVYVGLGLTAAFAGNQKK, encoded by the coding sequence ATGGGTTTGGCAATTCCCAGCGCAACGAATCTCAGTCTGTTCATCAGCGCCACTCTGGTGTTGCTTCTCGTGCCGGGACCGGCAGTTCTTTACATCTTCGCGCGCTCGGTCGCGCAGGGTCGCTCTGCCGGGCTCGTTTCGATCTTTGGCATCCATACGGCCACGCTTGTTCATGTCGCCGCCGCCGCTGTGGGATTGTCGGCGCTCCTGGCATCGTCCGCGCTCGCCTTCAACATAGTGAAGTATGCGGGCGCGGCCTACCTGATCTGGCTTGGCCTCAAGAAGCTCGTCGGCCCCTCGGACATTCCCAACGTCGAGGGCGGTTTACCGCCGCGAAGCCGCATGCGTCTCTTTTGTGAGGGCTTTCTCGTTAACCTCCTCAATCCCAAGACAGCGCTGTTCTTTCTGGCTTTCTTGCCACAGTTCGTTGAGGTTAACCGTGGCCATGTCGCAACGCAGATCGCTTTTCTCGGGCTTGTTTACACAGCGATTGGCGTTCTGACGGACAGCTCCTACGCACTTGCTGCCGGCACGGCCGGCAGGTGGCTGAAGCGCAGTCCCATGTATCTGAAGGCTGAACGCTGGGTCAGTGGTTTCGTGTATGTCGGCCTTGGCTTGACGGCCGCTTTTGCTGGCAATCAAAAGAAATAG
- a CDS encoding pyridoxamine 5'-phosphate oxidase family protein, with the protein MSHGFLDIAMTPSVRAAQAEMGADAQWATLSGNRAFDRFTANEANFLAARDSFYMASVSEEGWPYVQHRGGPAGFLKMVDDRTLAFADYRGNRQYISTGNLAANDRACLILMDYPRRARLKIYAHVEKLALDADPVLSDLVMDKDYKARAERIFRLRLAAFDWNCPQHITPRFTEREIEQAVRPLHARLAELEAENRAMQDRLAKLGDI; encoded by the coding sequence ATGTCCCACGGTTTTTTGGATATCGCGATGACGCCGAGCGTGCGCGCGGCGCAGGCTGAGATGGGCGCGGACGCCCAATGGGCGACGTTGAGCGGCAATCGCGCCTTTGATCGCTTCACCGCGAATGAGGCCAATTTCCTGGCGGCGAGGGACAGTTTCTACATGGCGAGCGTATCGGAAGAGGGCTGGCCCTATGTCCAGCATCGCGGTGGGCCAGCGGGCTTCCTCAAGATGGTCGATGACAGGACACTGGCCTTTGCTGATTATCGCGGCAATCGCCAATATATCAGCACCGGCAATCTGGCCGCGAACGATCGCGCTTGCCTGATCCTGATGGATTATCCCCGGCGCGCCAGGCTGAAGATCTACGCTCATGTCGAGAAGCTGGCACTCGATGCCGATCCTGTGCTCTCTGATCTTGTCATGGACAAGGATTACAAGGCGCGCGCCGAGCGCATCTTCCGGCTGCGGCTGGCGGCGTTCGACTGGAACTGCCCGCAGCATATCACGCCGCGCTTCACGGAGCGCGAGATCGAACAGGCTGTTCGGCCGCTGCACGCGCGATTGGCAGAGCTGGAAGCTGAGAACAGGGCGATGCAGGATCGCCTTGCCAAATTGGGAGACATATGA
- a CDS encoding PepSY-associated TM helix domain-containing protein, translating to MDRVRTRKGRSLWWVVHSWIGLKLSIFLTFILATGTFAVFAHEIDWLATPAMRVLPRSEPVASWGALAQAAARAAPDARLQTLYAPIDSWFTVEAWVSRGKGAPERVYVDPWTAKVTGRHGWANVHRFLRQTHRHLMLPTKIGIPIVCSLALLLAASLVSGIVTYKKWWRGFFRTPRGGDGRRMTGDLHRLMGLWSLWFMALIALTGLWYLVETLGGNAKVPKLPEVVASAMPTGASLDRLVAKARRADPALDIREIRFTPDNGVIFLGQSSAWLVRDRANAVVVDPATSQVVARLDGRALSAHQRISEMADPLHFGTFGGMWTKAIWFLFGALLTAMAVTGTMIYAMRLVRSSRSDAGSLKRAWQGMGAWGYVGFALILLTLILTPGAIGGAS from the coding sequence ATGGATCGGGTTCGGACGAGAAAGGGCCGATCGCTCTGGTGGGTGGTGCATAGCTGGATCGGCCTGAAACTGTCGATCTTCCTGACCTTCATCCTGGCGACGGGCACCTTTGCCGTGTTCGCGCATGAAATCGACTGGTTGGCGACGCCCGCGATGCGGGTATTGCCCCGGTCTGAACCGGTCGCGTCATGGGGGGCGTTGGCGCAGGCGGCGGCCCGCGCTGCACCCGATGCCCGGCTCCAGACCCTGTACGCACCGATCGACTCCTGGTTTACGGTCGAGGCCTGGGTCAGTCGCGGCAAAGGCGCGCCCGAGCGCGTCTATGTCGATCCCTGGACGGCTAAGGTCACCGGCAGGCATGGCTGGGCCAATGTCCACCGTTTCCTGCGCCAGACCCATCGCCACCTGATGCTGCCGACGAAGATCGGCATACCGATCGTCTGTTCGCTGGCCTTGTTGCTGGCGGCATCGCTGGTGTCGGGCATCGTCACCTACAAGAAATGGTGGCGCGGCTTCTTCCGGACGCCGCGCGGCGGCGATGGCCGACGGATGACCGGCGATCTCCATCGCCTGATGGGCTTGTGGAGCCTGTGGTTCATGGCGCTGATCGCGCTGACAGGCCTGTGGTATTTGGTGGAGACATTGGGAGGTAACGCCAAGGTGCCCAAATTGCCGGAGGTGGTGGCTAGTGCGATGCCGACCGGGGCCTCGCTGGACCGGCTGGTTGCCAAAGCGCGCAGAGCCGATCCTGCGCTCGATATTCGGGAAATCCGCTTCACGCCCGACAATGGCGTCATCTTCCTGGGCCAGTCATCCGCCTGGCTGGTGCGCGATCGCGCCAATGCCGTGGTCGTCGATCCGGCTACGTCGCAGGTCGTGGCGCGGCTGGACGGACGTGCATTAAGCGCGCATCAGCGCATTTCCGAAATGGCCGATCCGCTGCATTTCGGCACGTTCGGCGGCATGTGGACGAAAGCCATCTGGTTCCTGTTCGGCGCGTTGCTGACGGCGATGGCCGTCACCGGCACGATGATCTACGCGATGCGGCTGGTCCGATCGTCGCGATCCGACGCTGGCAGCTTGAAACGCGCCTGGCAGGGGATGGGCGCCTGGGGATATGTCGGCTTTGCCCTCATTCTCCTCACCCTGATCCTGACCCCAGGGGCGATTGGGGGAGCGAGTTGA
- a CDS encoding alkene reductase gives MNPIFTPVRVGRYTLPNRLVMAPMTRSRAAFDGTPGELAIQYYAQRASLGLIVTEGTQPSDDGQGYLTTPGIYTPAHVVGWRKITSAVHDKGGRIFVQLMHAGRMSHPDNTPHHRQSVAPSAIMPGTGMFTMTGMQNIPAPRALATDEMRQTVADFRHAARSAIEAGADGVEIHGANAYLVQQFFAPSANTRTDEYGGSIENRARFAIEVASAIAEEIGADRTAIRLSPGTKIWGIDEGAEGPDLYRYLVAELDKLGLAYLHIMHQGNEPLLADIRELWHQSLILNRPGRPRDQIGTDVASRLADLEAYGQIVLANPDFVARLKTNAAMNEADLKTYYGGAAEGYTDYPALNP, from the coding sequence ATGAATCCAATATTCACACCAGTTCGTGTCGGCCGCTACACGCTTCCCAACCGCCTCGTCATGGCACCGATGACCCGCAGCCGTGCCGCTTTCGACGGTACGCCCGGCGAGCTAGCCATCCAATATTATGCCCAGCGCGCCAGTCTCGGCCTGATTGTCACCGAAGGCACTCAGCCCTCCGATGACGGACAGGGCTACCTGACGACCCCGGGCATCTACACGCCCGCACATGTCGTCGGCTGGCGGAAGATCACCTCCGCCGTACACGACAAAGGCGGCCGCATCTTCGTCCAACTCATGCATGCCGGGCGCATGTCGCATCCCGACAACACGCCGCATCACCGCCAGAGCGTCGCACCATCCGCGATCATGCCAGGAACCGGTATGTTCACCATGACGGGGATGCAGAACATTCCCGCGCCGCGTGCGCTGGCGACCGATGAAATGCGTCAGACCGTCGCCGATTTCCGCCATGCGGCCCGCTCGGCGATCGAGGCAGGTGCCGATGGCGTCGAAATCCACGGCGCAAATGCCTACCTGGTCCAGCAGTTCTTCGCGCCGAGCGCCAATACGCGCACGGACGAATATGGCGGTTCGATCGAGAACCGCGCCCGCTTCGCCATCGAGGTAGCTTCAGCGATCGCCGAGGAGATCGGTGCGGACCGCACCGCGATCCGCCTGTCCCCCGGCACAAAGATATGGGGGATCGATGAAGGCGCCGAAGGACCAGATCTCTATCGCTATCTCGTCGCCGAACTCGACAAGCTCGGGCTTGCCTACCTGCACATCATGCACCAAGGCAATGAGCCGCTGCTCGCCGACATCCGCGAGCTCTGGCATCAATCATTGATCCTCAACCGTCCGGGTCGTCCGCGTGACCAGATCGGCACCGACGTGGCGTCGAGGCTCGCCGATTTGGAAGCCTATGGCCAAATCGTCCTGGCCAATCCTGACTTCGTAGCACGACTGAAGACGAATGCCGCGATGAACGAGGCAGATCTCAAAACTTACTACGGCGGCGCAGCAGAGGGCTACACCGATTATCCTGCCCTGAACCCCTGA
- a CDS encoding LysR family transcriptional regulator — MDRWQAIKIFVRVAETGGFAEAARQLHMSPPAVTRAISALEDQIGVRLLTRTTRSVKLTEAGRGYLDDCRRILADMADADAAAAGTHGNPTGTLTVTGSVIFGHIYVLPILLDYLDRYPAVTGRSLFVDRLVNIVEEGIDVAVRIGHLPDSGLSAIRVGAVRRVICGAPAYFEQHDIPRTPTDLVHHRIIAPTGAWASPEWHFGPEGKNSVTVHPGLLCNTNEAAIVAAEQGWGLTRVLSYQVEPALAAGRLLTIIDEHMEKPLPIHVIHAEGRRAAAKVRSFVDLAVDRLRANPLFQSA; from the coding sequence TTGGACCGCTGGCAGGCCATCAAGATATTCGTCCGCGTGGCGGAAACCGGTGGTTTCGCCGAAGCCGCGCGGCAACTGCATATGAGCCCGCCCGCGGTCACCCGGGCGATCTCGGCGCTTGAGGATCAGATCGGCGTGCGGCTGCTGACCAGGACGACGCGGTCGGTGAAGCTAACCGAAGCAGGCCGTGGCTATCTGGACGATTGTCGCCGCATATTGGCCGACATGGCGGATGCGGACGCAGCGGCGGCGGGGACCCATGGCAATCCCACGGGAACGCTGACCGTTACCGGATCGGTGATCTTCGGCCACATATACGTGCTGCCGATCCTGCTCGACTATCTGGATCGCTATCCGGCCGTGACCGGGCGCAGCCTGTTCGTCGATCGGCTGGTCAACATCGTCGAGGAAGGCATCGATGTCGCGGTGCGGATCGGGCACCTGCCGGATTCGGGGTTGAGCGCCATTCGTGTCGGGGCGGTGCGGCGCGTCATCTGCGGCGCGCCGGCCTATTTCGAGCAGCATGATATCCCCCGGACACCGACCGACCTTGTTCACCATCGCATCATCGCGCCGACCGGGGCATGGGCCTCACCCGAATGGCATTTCGGCCCGGAGGGCAAAAACAGTGTCACCGTTCATCCGGGGCTGTTGTGCAACACCAATGAAGCGGCCATCGTCGCTGCCGAGCAAGGCTGGGGGCTGACCCGTGTGCTGTCTTATCAGGTCGAACCGGCGCTTGCGGCCGGACGGTTGCTGACCATAATCGACGAACATATGGAAAAGCCGCTGCCGATCCATGTCATCCATGCCGAAGGGCGTCGGGCGGCCGCCAAGGTGCGCAGTTTCGTCGATCTGGCGGTCGACCGGCTGCGGGCCAATCCGCTGTTTCAGTCAGCATGA